The following are encoded in a window of Anaerolineae bacterium genomic DNA:
- the rps28e gene encoding 30S ribosomal protein S28e (the function of S28E in the ribosome is unknown but the structure shows a variants OB-fold that is found in nucleic acid-binding proteins), with protein MEEATPAEVIEVLKRTGMTGEVLQVKCRIR; from the coding sequence TTGGAAGAAGCAACCCCTGCAGAAGTCATTGAAGTCCTAAAAAGGACCGGGATGACAGGGGAAGTACTACAAGTAAAATGTAGAATACG
- a CDS encoding S1 RNA-binding domain-containing protein: protein MRHPGDLFQVGEEVEVLVLSVDMPARRLALSVKQLLPDPWQEVGRRYQIGQMVRGIVTSVTDFGAFVEIEKGIEGLIHVSELAEGAILHPRSVIWEGKEVWARIVSLDPANHRMGLSMRQISGGETAGSWAGIPSDRT from the coding sequence GTGCGCCATCCGGGCGACCTTTTCCAGGTGGGAGAGGAGGTGGAAGTGCTGGTGCTGTCGGTGGACATGCCGGCGCGCCGGCTGGCCCTCAGCGTCAAACAGCTCCTGCCCGACCCATGGCAGGAGGTTGGCCGGCGCTATCAGATCGGGCAGATGGTGCGGGGCATCGTCACCAGTGTGACCGATTTCGGCGCCTTTGTGGAGATCGAGAAGGGCATCGAAGGGCTGATTCATGTTTCGGAGCTGGCAGAAGGCGCCATCCTCCATCCTCGCAGTGTCATCTGGGAGGGGAAAGAGGTCTGGGCGCGCATTGTCTCCCTCGACCCGGCCAACCACCGCATGGGGCTGAGCATGCGCCAGATCAGTGGTGGGGAGACCGCCGGCTCCTGGGCCGGCATCCCATCCGACAGGACCTGA